In Acidobacteriota bacterium, one DNA window encodes the following:
- the lpxK gene encoding tetraacyldisaccharide 4'-kinase: MSARRPWLVPLTPLYAAVVVAKRRMYRWGWLKQKHLPVPVISVGSVSAGGAGKTPFVAMLAGILHRRGYEVSILTRGYKRTSEVTERVEAYDDPEWHGDEPVLLAQQSNAPVFAGADRYEAGLMAERDQAQGRIAVHLLDDGFQHLRLARSIDIALLTLEDAEDTLLPAGNLREPVSALGEAHVIVVREEEADALKGVLNGLRDRGHGFATWVIRRSLTLLDGTEVVTLPTLPLAFCGIARPANFTKMLTASRYEPMETMAFADHQLYDDSDMTRLIGHAEQIGANGFVTTEKDAVKITPEMRGRLRAIGPLIVAHLKVELIAEKEAVSQLVTMVGQLDRRKGR, from the coding sequence ATGAGCGCACGAAGACCATGGCTGGTTCCGCTGACTCCGCTCTATGCCGCCGTTGTGGTGGCCAAGCGGCGGATGTACCGGTGGGGCTGGTTGAAACAGAAGCATCTTCCGGTGCCGGTGATCAGCGTGGGAAGCGTGTCGGCGGGAGGCGCGGGCAAGACGCCGTTTGTTGCGATGCTGGCAGGCATTCTGCACCGCAGAGGCTATGAGGTCAGCATTCTGACGCGCGGGTACAAACGCACTTCGGAGGTGACGGAGCGCGTAGAAGCCTACGATGATCCGGAGTGGCACGGCGACGAGCCGGTGCTTCTGGCGCAGCAGTCGAACGCCCCGGTATTTGCGGGTGCAGACCGCTATGAGGCCGGGTTGATGGCGGAGCGGGACCAGGCGCAGGGCCGCATCGCCGTTCACCTGCTGGACGATGGATTTCAACACCTGCGTCTGGCCCGCAGCATCGATATTGCGCTGCTGACGCTGGAGGATGCGGAGGACACGCTGCTGCCCGCGGGAAATCTGCGCGAGCCGGTTTCGGCGCTCGGCGAGGCGCATGTGATCGTCGTCCGTGAAGAAGAGGCAGATGCGCTGAAGGGAGTCCTGAACGGGCTGCGCGACCGGGGGCACGGGTTTGCGACGTGGGTGATACGGCGGTCACTGACTCTGCTGGATGGAACGGAGGTGGTGACGCTGCCAACGCTGCCGCTGGCGTTCTGCGGCATTGCGCGCCCCGCGAACTTTACGAAGATGCTGACGGCATCGCGCTATGAACCGATGGAGACAATGGCCTTTGCCGACCATCAACTGTACGACGACAGCGATATGACTCGGTTGATCGGCCACGCTGAACAGATTGGGGCCAACGGATTTGTAACAACGGAGAAGGACGCGGTTAAAATCACGCCGGAGATGCGTGGGCGGCTCAGGGCGATTGGGCCGCTGATCGTTGCGCATCTCAAGGTCGAGTTGATTGCGGAGAAAGAGGCTGTGTCGCAGTTGGTGACGATGGTCGGGCAGCTCGACCGGCGCAAAGGGCGTTAG